The Coffea arabica cultivar ET-39 chromosome 2c, Coffea Arabica ET-39 HiFi, whole genome shotgun sequence genome includes the window ctggtttgaatttaCGCGGCTTCTGCTTTACAGGTAAAAAATTTGGATCAGTTGGCAACCTGTGAACCACTATATCTGTAGAGATCCCTGGCATATCATCGTATGACCATGCGAACACATCTTGAAATAGCATTAAGAATTCAATCATTTCCTCCTTCTGTTTCTTATTCAAATGAATGCTGACTTTAACCTCTTTAACCTCGGTCTTAGTACCAATGTTGATGATTTCTGTTTCTTCTAAGTTGGGtttggatttctcttcataCTGTTTTAAATCTCTGGAAATAAACTCAAATTCTTCCTCATTATCGCtctcgttttgaatttcagattgCATGATTTCAAGTTCATGAGAGATATCGAGGTTGCAGCCATCGAATTCCAAAATGATgacatccaaagggtcaaagGGTTTTATTTGTGGCCATCTGAAAATGAAATAGAACATAtgtaataaataaatagaaaatacaAGAGAAATCGTCCATTTCATTAAATTCAAAATGCATTGAAACTTCACAAAAGGCCAAATACACAGACATGATTGCCGTTTAAAGACATATCGTCCATTCCAATCATTTTTCTTGAACAAAACAAACAATATAAACTGAAATGGGAATAAAACTTCAGAAATTAAAAGCAATTTATTTTAACAAAATCTCCAGACTATCGTGCAATCTAGATATGGATCTAGACAAAAGACAATCCCCTTaaatttaccgaaattcccttcgagagggaaaaTAATCAGCAGTCCAATTTTGAATGGCTCCCTCGGTAATTGGCAAAAATTCTGAATTTTCTGATGGCTCCTCTTCATCAATTGCCCCGACAAATAATTGAGATAGGTCCACTTCAATTTCCTCcacaaaattttttgtttctggCATGATCACTTCTGATGGACGAGGAAAAGTGTGACATAGCGGCGGGATATTTAAGGCAGTTTGCTTGCCCTTCTTTTCAGCTTGTTTCCGAGCTTGCATTTCCTTTCTATCCTTAGCAGTCGGATGAAATCCCAATCCAAACGTATCCTTCTGCGTCGGGATCTCTATTGGCTCCAAAATTCCTTGTAATTCTATCCCAAGACCTTTGCCTATTTCATATCCGCCTCGGATCATCTCCCTCGCCATCATAATACTGGCCTCTGGTAAATCTGATTGAGTCAGCGACTTATCCCTGGATGCCCATCCCACAGAGACGATGCCAGCAACATGATGAGCTGAAGTTGGATTCCTTTGTCTGTTTTCACCATTGAATTTTGCATCAACGATCATGGTACAGTCATCCTCAGCAAACACAGTAATGAGTTGATCATTCGCAATAAACCTCAACATTTGATGCAAAGAAGATGGCACTGAATTGGAAGTATGTATCCAAGGTCTTCCAAGCAAAATATTGTAAACGCTGGAGAAGTCCATGACTTGGCAagtaacttggaattgagcaggGCCTATCTCCAATACCAGATCTACTTCACCCATAGATTCCCTTTTTGAACCATCAAATCCTCGAACCACAGTTGCAGATGGACGGAGTTTAATATCAAGAAATCCAAGCTTGGTGAGAGTGTTCCATGGACAGATATTTAACGCTGACCCATTATCCACTAAAATCCTCGGCAACAGTTTTCCATTGCAACGGACTGATATATACAAGGCTTTGTTATGCCCGATCCCCTCTGCAGTCAGATCGTCATCAGAGAAGGCAATATGATTAGCAGCAAGTACATTCCCCACGATGTTAGAAAATTTATCCACCGGAATATCTTTAGGGACTTGAGCTTCATTCAGAATTTTGAGCAATACTTCTCTGTGTAGCTCGGAGGtcaagagaagattcagaaaagaaATCTGAGTAGGCATCCTATCCAATTGCTCCACTGTTTTGTACTCACTTCTCTTCAGCATCTTTAGAAAATTCACAGCTTCCTTTTCAGACACAAGAGGCTTGGGCGTTGAAGAATTATCCTTGGCTCTGAATTGAACGCCGATTTCAGAATTTTTCACAGCTTTTTCAGACTTGGCAACAGTAGGTACATCCTCCTTCAAGCATTTTTTATCTCCAATCAACAGACTAGGTTCCTCGTAGTTCCATGGTATCTCTTGCAAGTTATTGACAGGCATTTGTTCTGGAAATTCGAGAATAACAGGCTCTGATATATCCCATTCAAAAGATGGTAGATCTAGAATAAAAGGAACTTTGTTAACCTCGGAAACTCCCCCTTCTGCTATGAATGGTTCCTCTTTTTCAAACAcaaaagatttcaaattttCCTCGACATTATCCTTAGTCATGGACTTTTCAACAGACGACAGTTTTCTCATTCTTGCATGGTCAGCCTCCATCACGCCAAATACTTCAGTTTCATCTACAATGTACTGAGTGGGATCGACACAATCTTCATCAGCGATGATAACTCCCACAGTGTTCCCATGCTCAGGTAAAGGATTCTTACTAACATTCGGTCCCTGCTCTCCCTTCCTTCTGAGAAGGATATCTCCAGAGTCAATCATGTCCTGAATCTTATGTTTTAAAGCCCAACAATTGCCAGTGGTATGACCTGGACTTCCAGAATGATAAACACAGATTGCATGCGGATCATAACCGGCCGGAGGACCTCTGGGATAGAGTTTGGGAGGAACAGTGCCAATTTTTCCTGCTGCTTTTAATTACTCATACAACTGTTCAATAGGTCGGCCCAAGTTGGTGAAGGTTCGAAATTATTTCTGAGTTTGAATTTCACTGGTTTGCAAAAGGATTTTGAGAAGGGTTATTATTTTGTAGGGTTGGTCTGGAATGGTAAATGGGACGAGAGTGATTTTGAAAGACAGGTGGTGGAGTTGGAGGTAAGGGCGAGGTATTCAAATGATTTGGTCGAGAATGATGGAATTGGGTAGTAGTGTGATAGACTGGTTGTGGATTGGTGTAATACGGGTAAGGAAAAGAATAAGTGGAACGGTTTCGGGGTCTGAAAGATGGGCCTTGATCCCATATAAAAGCAGTAtcaccttctttcttcttgaattgGGACTTTTTCCCACcgttgttttgattttgtagaGCATCCACTTGCAACTTCAATGCCGatacattaacaatcttccctgCCTTGACAAACTCGTCATATTCCTCCAACTTGTTAATAATAGCGGCAAATGAActtccagtcatgcgaaaaatctcTTCAAAGTAGGGTGGATCATGAGCCTTGATGAAAGTACGAACAATCTCCTCCTCAGTCATGGGTGGCTCCACTTTGGCAGCTAACTTTCTCCACCGCTTTGCATAGGTCTTGTGATCTTCCGATGGCTTTCTTTTTGTTCCCTCCAGTGTTGTTCGTGTTGGTGCCAACTCACAATTAAACTCATACTGCTTCACAAAAGCTGTTGACAGATCTAACCAAGTTTTTACCTCTCcagatttcaaatttgaataccaaTCTAGAGCATCCCCCTCTAAACTTTCCGGAAATAGACGCATAGACAAATTTTCATCATCCACTGGTTTAcctaacttgttggcaaacatcTTAAGATGCGTCTTGGGATTTCCAGTTCCATCATATTTGCTGAATTTGGGAGTTTTGAATCCCAACGATAACTGAATATCTGGGAAAAGACACAATTCATCGTAGTCCAACCCACCATGCCTGCTCAATCCTTGATTCTTCTTCATAAAATCATCGAATCGATCCAATCTTCTCAACAGATCTTTGTCAATAGGCGCAGGTTGTTCTTCTATCGCCGCCTTCCCTTGAGATGCAGTATCCAACACAAAAGGCGCTGCAACGTGGTGGTGGGGTTCCTGAGGGTTAGGGGGAACGTTCAGATTGGTTTGTGGATGAGTTTGAGGGATTTGGTTACTGGTTGGGTTAATCAGTATATAATTCGGATGCGTATAGGAAAGGTCTGAATTTAGTTGGGTAAAGGTATTTTCAAGGGGATTAGCGAAGGGAGGAAGGAAAGTTGTCTGGGCATTGGATGTGTGGAGTGGTTGATTGTTTTGTGTATGTGGGTGGTTATCGACAGGTTCTTGGTCGTTTGGGACACCACCACCACTGTTGCTTGCGACCAACTGATCAATGACACGCCTCTGTGCGGCCATTTCCATACTTAACTCATTGAACTTGCCAAGTACCTCACTTAACTGAGCTCCCAATGCTGTGAAGTCCGGTGACGTAACCATAGCAGATCTTTCCGAAGTTTCTGGCattgaactcatgtttacaggCTGTCTCAAGGCTCTACTTCGAGACCTGGTGATGATGGGACTTCTTTGGGTAGCTATTATGAGAAATACCTGATAATGGAGAAAAGAAACTGGTTTAGGAATGGATTTTCTATCAAATTGCTGtaatttattcaagaaaaagaaaaagaaagaagaaaaaaaagaaaaaaaaaacatgagttagtagatatttaaataattcggatgcatgtcctatgggggagcccttttctgccaagggtaggcctaatatgatgcaacaccttcgaagTGAGACCTGTCTATCAAACCTGTGTTTCGAAAAATAACTTTGCAACAGATAAGGATCATTTCATTGATGGATTTCAAAATATCATACATCATCTACATCATTTCTCGAAGTTGATTTCGTACAAGATCATTAAACTTTTTCAATCTATCTATCACAGCATCTTTTGGCTCTCTAGAATAGGGATTTTGCATGCGTTCAGTTTGATCATACAACTTGCCACATTTTCTCTTCAACTTCTGGTGTCTTTCTTGCATTTCCTCACACAGTCTTTTATTCTTCTCTGCTAGATTCTTATTCACTTCCACAGATTGCCTTAATTGTGCATTTTCTCTGTCCTTCGCCTCAATGATGGCCATTAATTTCTTGACTTTCTCGGACTGTTCCATCAATGGTCGCTCAACACCAGATTCTCTGAGCCACTCCTCGTATTGAGGGGTAACCAAAGCCATCTGTTTAAGTTGCGGAACATAAGCGATATCCTCATCATCGGACAGCGTTTCCCAAGCTTCGACAATTGGTATTTTCATCGGAATTTTGTCTGGACAGATCCCTTTGTCAAAACTGATGGTGAAATCGGCCAAGTCAGGTGTGAGTGGTACTCCTTGAATGCGTCCTAACTGTCTGAGAAACCTTTTCGGAGTGTATGCCATGATGCCTTGAGTTCCCAACAGCGGTATCAAATCTGATGACTTGGCGTGCAGAACAGGGTTAAAACAGTTGGTCCAATCTAGTACCCATCTAATCTTTTGATCTGACAATACCCTCAAAAAATCCAGCCATTCTGATGCACTTCTTGGCAAATTACTTTTGTTAACTCTCTTATAATGGGTAGCTATCCAATTATACCCAATCAACGGTAGACCATCATGAGTAGGCAACTGTCTCTGAAAATGTTCCATAGCCCACATATGCAAGATTCGATTTGATCCATAAAAGAACTTTGACCCCCTTTGGCAGTTGGTACACGCAACAAAAATGTCAGCTAACACAGTCGGTACTATAGAGGCTTGTCGATCCTTAATCCCAAAGAACAAGTCAGACAGGAGTTTAGTGATTTTGAAACCAATTTTCTTATCCTTTCTAGGAAACAAATAAATCCCCGCCATCCCAAGTCCATACACCAGCGGCCTCTTACACTCCCATGTTACcttagatgtaaatgaaaaaTCCTTCGAATACTTATCAAATCCGTCTTTCATTGCGAATCTGTCAAACAAAAATTTTACATCCATGCTCTGATCTGATTCTCGCACTACAGACTCTTTTAATCCAGTAAAATGACAGAATTCAATCTTGCCAGAAGCAATCGGAAAAATCACTGTTGTACCCTTTACTGGCAAATTCAGAAGACCGGCTACCTCTTCAATGGTCGGAGTCAACTCCTTGTTTCCTATCCGAAATGTTGAACCATCGGGATCCCACAATTGAATTAAAGCTTCTACCAAATACCCATCTGATTCAATGTCTTTGAAATCCCCAATTGGTCCAAGGTAGGAGGTAACCTAATTGATCTCACTAAATGAAAGAAGCCCTGGCCATCTTTGAAcctccattggaactgttaACAGCTGACTGATTTGCTGAGGTCTATCCATCTAAAACATATAATCTCGATTAAATACCTTACCTACAGGCCTCACTTCTCCAGTTTtacaagaatttaaacatgaATATCCCATAGAGGGTTAGTTACCCAGGGAAAACAAGGCTAGTATATTCCTAAaatgggatcccctaaatggcattccctctagGGTTAATGCATGATGTCGCATAAATATGCAATACGATAATTGAAACATGGTCTAAGGGTGCCCCATTTAGATGCcggggtaggcctagaatgacatgcatatatatatacatagtaTTAATGCGATAAACTAAAATTCAAACGTGCTATTTACAAAGGGTGGTCTGCCTTAACGAATACCACGTcaggactcttatttctaaggtttgtgaatgcagtggagacaaaaatcaagaaaagttagttcaatcagataaattcacataacacattgtagcaaagtAATACATAGAGATAgaacaataaaaagaaaagagagattggatccctcccctcgtgaatagtgttccTAATAGGGTAAGACAGACTCTACCttaggtaaactatcatggatgcatgaggtattggcttactaatgcatctagactcgataggttttaggtccccgagccttcagacttggaaaccaaaggtcatcaaccccaaggttctttgtcggtggctcgagcgattccccagacattgctacgtgcACGTCGTGCCACGGCCACATGCCCAAGTGAATatatcaaaatcctcaattttcgactaaaagctaaaggctatcaacccaaagcttaaaatggaagattgagtgacccctcggatcatgctacgcacacgtcgtgtcgcgatcacacgtccaagtgggtcgcctaatcctaacaaggaagagtggcgtgacaagccactaaaagataAATGAAGGgtgaaaaaattaaagcgtatgctcgtatgctagtgctcgtttggaggggagggatcgagaaccaacgcgaggctctagggtaatatccccccacccaaatgcaatgcaagcgcgagataaacaagtaaacatacatccaatcaaccaatcatacattcgtgagggagtaatttgagacgcgtgaaatgcaaaatcctaaaaaaggaaaaaatgcaaccctaaaacacccaaatgtgataaatataagggttaaaaagagaaaagacgaCTAAACCAAGTGCTTGGACTCGCTaacgtccccagtggagtcgccaagctgtcgcgccccatttttcgcgatgggAAAATAAAAAGTGAGAGTTTATAAAAaagatgtaattttattttaaaataagtgaaaagggacctaaaatgggactttgaaaaatgcgacgatttgggtccaaaatttagtctaaaaagggtttttaagaaaaaataggagtcgccacttggtattgagtttgggtgtaccaagtcaccaaaaaaaagtgttttttaaatagaaataaaatgaaaccctttttgacaactccaggtctttgaaaaacagagaaaatgagttcgggagtcacggttgaagaaagggaagtcaaagattcgattaactcaaatctaaggcaccttttcaacctagtctaagttAGTTGcgtggtttagtcaaaattttcttaatctaacccttaaatttatcacatttggatattttctatatggatgcaaatctaaaataaaatatCGAATGGgacaaaatatccattcaagggtttaattgatatCAATCGCATTGATTGCGAAGaccaaaataattccttgaaggggtcacgagtatgcaaatgatgaaattaaaagaaaaaagaaaattaaattatatacataggtataagtgatcaaagaaaaaggaaatgcagCATAGTGGGTACGGGagacaaaaactcgtgacataattttcttatacaagaattaatggggtatttaaactaaagagttataatcacccatatcCATGTTTaaaaataattctcctaatatgaacaagcaaatgaactaacttattctacaatttcttaaatgaagtgcaattctaaatgatatgattaataCATAATGAGGGTAGGGGGTAGGGGATAACATAatagaaaatatcatgcaaatgagaaaattctaaaaaataaaatatgcatgGAAATGTAATGGATATCATACAAAAGATGAATCTAATGCATGAAcaatctaagggtctagcgttggactaacccatttctaaagatctttactagcgttggactagcaagtaagcggagggagaaaccacaactagcgttggactagtgtagtgacgtcatgcattaacaatacatagtgaaacaaataaagcataaattaaaacaaataaacacataagagcacgcagcacataacacgtaaacataatatctagatgccaaaatcctaagaaaagcggataaaacacataacacataagccacataaacacgcaacctatctattacatcggggagcgcctaactacaatctagaagggaaaaatataataaaacaaatctaattatcctatctattacattttgaggtatttaaatgcctctcgaatcattataaaaaaattaactaaaacatatataaaaaaaatttgaatgaatatttaaatcaaataaataaaacatataaaaatatataaacacatatgaacacataggagcatataagagcacgtaattgacattgaaataataaaaataggaatacctcccgtttgaagtggtgactaaatggagtcaaattgtcctatttatactcacaatgagCAAAAGGATCAtggcaccactttaattgaaaataataataatgaaaatactaaattcacattAACATGTCAAACgcaaagaaatttaagaacatctaaaaattgcaagctaaatatattcaaaagtaacataattagctattaaagaaaagaagcaatcacaataaaaagagtcaaaattcactagagactgaattgcaaaaattgaaaaacttttggggacaaaaattatattttttcaaagtttaggggtcaaaattaaatgaaagataaatttTAGGGACCAAAGtgaaattaaattaaggacctagATGAAAGGAAATTAAAATGTTTTGAGCCACAGtgaaactactccaaagatcaAGGGTTAAAGTGAAACTTTCGGTTtctgatttgggcaagaaaagggccactgggccatcatttttatttctttgggccAAACATTACCTAACCCAGCCGAAAATCCAAGACCAAACACACAGGCCAGCCCGTCTTTTAtcactcaaacccaaccaaaaaatATGGACTCCAAACTCTTAGCCCAAcagaaacccaaaagaaaacagACGGGCTAGCCTATCTTAAGTCCAAGCAAAACCCAACTCAAACccatgtcaacaacccaaaaaaaaagagtcctCAATCCATTTGTCAAACCCAATTAACAATTCCAAACCAAACCTCATCTTATTTATGaaaacccaacaagataaaaactcaactaaaaaaaaaaattactaagcTCTGATTATGCATTAAATCCCAGAATTAATCTACTAAAAAAATGCATTTAAACATGGGCAATAGGATCGGAACTCAATAGGGCATAAATGGTTCAATTGCAAAAGAGTTTGGGCCATACTAGAATTAAGTAAAAGTTGGGggataaatatgaaattttttttcagaTTATTCATGCAACCTCCGgaagctttcttcttcctcaacaATTCAGAAGATTCtctgcaactttttttttttttttttttcaacccaGATGCATTTATGCCAAGAAAACTCGAACAAAAGCTAACAATTCATCAACTTAATCAATACAAAGACCTTAATCCATTTTTCTCAACAAAACTTCATAACAAAACATTCCATTCAAGGGATCCAAAGCAACAGAAGGCAACGAAATGCAAATCATGGAACTTGTACAAAACAAAACCCACAGCACCCAAATGCTTATGCGAATGTCAGATTGAGCAAAGAAAAGTTTTGGCTTACCTGGAGATgcttttggactgatttgagcgAGGAAAAAAAACGCAAATGGAAGTAAATCTGACGAAGTGCTATGTGAGATTACAGGCTGAGCCAGGTATGTTGAAGCAGCGAGTTTGGAGCCAGATTCAAAGAACCTCCAGTCATTTTCTCcaccaaatttctttttttttctctgatcTCTCCGTTGTTTTTtctctggttttttttttctcttccgcCTATTCTCCCTTTCCTCTCTTACTTCTCGTCCCTTTTATCTTGTCCGAGAGAAAGTGCCAATAATAGAAGCCAAAAgctccttttccttcttcttttgcttttttttttccttttgccttTTTCATTCCTTCTTCCATTCGTTACTGGAATTGTGTCCGCCAAAGCTTGGTCAAAGCAAAATTTTGGTGGCCATCATGATATCTAAACATCATGATGGCCAACGCCACTTcctcttatcttttttttctttttttttttttaacaaaaaaactaaatttttttttattttctttcttttctctttttttcttttctaaaaaaaaatctgcaaatataagaaaaatttGCACATTAAAacgcaagaaaataaataacttaatagctagaaaaaattcaagaaaatattaaaattgacaaaattttggtgtctacaattacccctcattaccaaccatcataaacaaccacaacatcatgatcacattaaatcagaaaattcatcaataaaataaaaacttcaccaattcatctcaaaccaagaaatagaccacaaatttcagcactttagccaccactaggcacaaattaagcatcattacgtgtaggaggaagttcaagtaccacttacctaataaacaagagaaaaggagttgtagaacaccttggcttccttgaacacttccacaaaaacacttactagcaccaaaggaagggattttatggagtagaaaccaatttatgtgattggttttggaagattgagctaaatggaagcttgaaaattggagaagttttcttccttcttgagcttaaggtggccggccaacatagagaaagaaagagtgaatttttggtcaatttttaagatatttatttaatgggtaagaaaggtcaaaaggtgaatagttgtcttaggcttcaaccaatgaaagtgtgacacttgtcactccattaaatgcatttctatccttttgtttcctatcacatcaatcacttcacctcctctacttatctcttaacacccgataaatttcaaccagtatccaaaacttaaccttattggctgaatttttccgaacttttcgcactagtgggtcccacgtccaatatatatccgtaatttttcaaaaactacccaatgctagaaaaatcatctaaaaactataattactcataaaatttaccaggagaattttcctcagccagaaaatgcaaaaattatgcctttaaaggggaaaaaaccctaagaaaattattagggatttacg containing:
- the LOC140035637 gene encoding uncharacterized protein, which produces MSSMPETSERSAMVTSPDFTALGAQLSEVLGKFNELSMEMAAQRRVIDQLVASNSGGGVPNDQEPVDNHPHTQNNQPLHTSNAQTTFLPPFANPLENTFTQLNSDLSYTHPNYILINPTSNQIPQTHPQTNLNVPPNPQEPHHHVAAPFVLDTASQGKAAIEEQPAPIDKDLLRRLDRFDDFMKKNQGLSRHGGLDYDELCLFPDIQLSLGFKTPKFSKYDGTGNPKTHLKMFANKLGKPVDDENLSMRLFPESLEGDALDWYSNLKSGEVKTWLDLSTAFVKQYEFNCELAPTRTTLEGTKRKPSEDHKTYAKRWRKLAAKVEPPMTEEEIVRTFIKAHDPPYFEEIFRMTGSSFAAIINKLEEYDEFVKAGKIVNVSALKLQVDALQNQNNGGKKSQFKKKEGHTTGNCWALKHKIQDMIDSGDILLRRKGEQGPNVSKNPLPEHGNTVGVIIADEDCVDPTQYIVDETEVFGVMEADHARMRKLSSVEKSMTKDNVEENLKSFVFEKEEPFIAEGGVSEVNKVPFILDLPSFEWDISEPVILEFPEQMPVNNLQEIPWNYEEPSLLIGDKKCLKEDVPTVAKSEKAVKNSEIGVQFRAKDNSSTPKPLVSEKEAVNFLKMLKRSEYKTVEQLDRMPTQISFLNLLLTSELHREVLLKILNEAQVPKDIPVDKFSNIVGNVLAANHIAFSDDDLTAEGIGHNKALYISVRCNGKLLPRILVDNGSALNICPWNTLTKLGFLDIKLRPSATVVRGFDGSKRESMGEVDLVLEIGPAQFQVTCQVMDFSSVYNILLGRPWIHTSNSVPSSLHQMLRFIANDQLITVFAEDDCTMIVDAKFNGENRQRNPTSAHHVAGIVSVGWASRDKSLTQSDLPEASIMMAREMIRGGYEIGKGLGIELQGILEPIEIPTQKDTFGLGFHPTAKDRKEMQARKQAEKKGKQTALNIPPLCHTFPRPSEVIMPETKNFVEEIEVDLSQLFVGAIDEEEPSENSEFLPITEGAIQNWTADYFPSRREFRWPQIKPFDPLDVIILEFDGCNLDISHELEIMQSEIQNESDNEEEFEFISRDLKQYEEKSKPNLEETEIINIGTKTEVKEVKVSIHLNKKQKEEMIEFLMLFQDVFAWSYDDMPGISTDIVVHRLPTDPNFLPVKQKPLPKKSGEVRVCVDYRDLNKASPKDDFPLPNIHILLDNTAGHEIESFGDCFAGYHQILMAEEDREKTSFITPCGTFCYRVMPFGLKNAGATYQRTMTTLFHDMIHKEMEVYVDDIIIKSKKVEDHLVDLKKLFERLRRYNLRLNPVKCAFGAPAGKLLGFIVSKKGIEIDPAKIKAIRDMPIPKCQKDVKSFLGKINFIGRFIAQLTSTCEPLFKLLKKNAPMDWNEDCQQAFDKIKNYLLNPPVLVPPQPGRPLIMYLSVLDEAVGCVLGQHEESGRKEQAIYYLSKKFTAYEANYSFLERSCCALAWAAQKLRHYLLGYTTYLISRSDPLKYLLEKSMPTGRMAKWQMILSEFDIVFTTQKAVKGQAIADHLAENSRDDDYQPLHTYFPDEEILFIGAVEDMSEQYPGWRLFFDGASNSFGAGIGAVLVSPEGKHYPATAKLRFPCTNNMAEYEACIFGLKMALDMEIKDLIAFSDSDLLVHQTLKQWVTRDSKIMLYHCNLLSLANKFRNLELRHIPRTRNAFADALATLSLMIQHPDELVIEPIQIQLQNRPAHCLVTEKVTDGRS
- the LOC140035320 gene encoding uncharacterized protein, which gives rise to MDVKFLFDRFAMKDGFDKYSKDFSFTSKVTWECKRPLVYGLGMAGIYLFPRKDKKIGFKITKLLSDLFFGIKDRQASIVPTVLADIFVACTNCQRGSKFFYGSNRILHMWAMEHFQRQLPTHDGLPLIGYNWIATHYKRVNKSNLPRSASEWLDFLRVLSDQKIRWVLDWTNCFNPVLHAKSSDLIPLLGTQGIMAYTPKRFLRQLGRIQGVPLTPDLADFTISFDKGICPDKIPMKIPIVEAWETLSDDEDIAYVPQLKQMALVTPQYEEWLRESGVERPLMEQSEKVKKLMAIIEAKDRENAQLRQSVEVNKNLAEKNKRLCEEMQERHQKLKRKCGKLYDQTERMQNPYSREPKDAVIDRLKKFNDLVRNQLREMM